In one window of Arcobacter sp. F155 DNA:
- a CDS encoding cell wall metabolism sensor histidine kinase WalK, protein MVIDLTRNEKTTFFRFLGLYLGSSFILLTIIFWQFYKIEYKLYYDLVSSNMQNIASKISANIIYADMSNLAIDTSKISDTIQYKYALYDKQHQKLAGNIDIDVDINAPIQKIKGDYILVDSTPRGHLGVFHIAIQENSFKKIRTELLEDMVFYFVVIFSLISLVGYYLANLFISPIINERRKLNTFIKDTTHELNTPITAILMSTGKNAALTERNMERINLSAKRISEIYKDLVYLFLQENKRVIEPTILQLDTTILEQLKYFEAFASKKGLKITHDLERTTYKIDKESFIRMFNNIVSNAIKYNKIGGTINITLKENILKVEDSGIGIKKDRLKDIFKRYYRATKEQGGFGVGLNIVHQICKAYNIKVDVKSTENEGSTFIFKLNKKEEKF, encoded by the coding sequence TTGGTTATAGATTTAACAAGAAATGAGAAGACTACATTTTTTAGATTCCTAGGTTTATACCTAGGCTCTTCTTTTATTCTTCTAACTATTATATTCTGGCAGTTTTATAAAATAGAATACAAACTATACTATGATTTAGTATCTTCAAATATGCAAAATATAGCCTCAAAAATATCAGCAAATATAATCTATGCAGACATGTCAAACCTTGCAATTGATACATCTAAAATATCAGATACAATTCAATATAAATATGCCTTATATGATAAACAACACCAGAAATTAGCTGGAAATATTGACATAGATGTGGATATAAATGCTCCTATTCAAAAAATCAAAGGTGATTATATTTTAGTTGATAGTACTCCTCGTGGTCACCTTGGAGTTTTTCATATTGCTATTCAAGAAAATAGTTTTAAAAAAATTAGAACAGAACTTCTTGAAGATATGGTTTTTTATTTTGTAGTGATTTTTTCTCTTATTTCACTTGTTGGTTACTACTTAGCAAATCTATTTATTAGCCCAATTATTAATGAAAGAAGAAAACTAAATACCTTTATTAAAGATACAACCCATGAGCTAAATACTCCTATTACAGCTATTTTGATGTCTACTGGTAAAAATGCTGCACTTACAGAAAGAAATATGGAAAGAATCAACCTAAGTGCAAAAAGAATTTCAGAAATATATAAAGACTTGGTTTATCTATTTCTACAAGAGAATAAAAGAGTTATAGAGCCAACAATTTTACAACTAGATACCACTATTCTTGAGCAATTGAAATACTTTGAAGCCTTTGCAAGTAAAAAAGGTCTTAAAATAACCCATGATTTAGAAAGGACTACTTATAAAATAGATAAAGAGAGTTTCATAAGAATGTTCAATAATATCGTATCAAATGCTATTAAATACAACAAAATTGGTGGAACTATAAATATTACACTAAAAGAGAACATTCTAAAAGTAGAAGATAGTGGAATAGGTATAAAAAAAGATAGACTAAAAGATATTTTCAAAAGATACTACAGAGCTACTAAAGAACAAGGTGGCTTTGGAGTTGGACTAAATATTGTTCACCAAATCTGTAAAGCTTATAATATAAAAGTAGATGTAAAATCCACTGAAAATGAAGGAAGTACTTTTATTTTCAAATTAAACAAAAAAGAAGAGAAGTTTTAA
- a CDS encoding OmpA family protein, whose amino-acid sequence MSPAKKIFFLCLALIILIVLCVNTHLEKLAKNAGIETQQEPKTLNLNTESKKVEEIEETATLEPIKETESKEIETVDTTEKKDQELNTSSKTESSENQIKNELKTTTEETAEKVVEENEEKTEDEPLITTDKKYKRTGNEKPIQEMSINTQLLQIRIRDYVTKYPITFRTSSNQITKKSLNTISTVVKILKNYPNIKIEVAGHTDAAGSKKYNLGVSVSRAVAVKKQMIAYGFDKNKIKARGYGENIPIVENNPNGYSKVNRRVEFNIIEE is encoded by the coding sequence ATGAGTCCAGCAAAAAAAATATTTTTTTTATGTCTAGCATTAATTATTTTAATCGTTTTATGTGTAAATACACACCTTGAAAAACTAGCTAAAAATGCAGGAATAGAAACACAACAAGAACCTAAAACTCTAAACTTAAACACAGAATCCAAAAAAGTTGAAGAAATTGAAGAAACAGCTACTTTAGAACCTATAAAAGAAACAGAGTCTAAAGAAATAGAAACTGTAGATACTACAGAAAAAAAAGATCAAGAGTTAAATACAAGCTCTAAAACTGAGAGTTCAGAAAATCAAATAAAAAATGAATTAAAAACAACAACTGAAGAAACTGCTGAAAAAGTAGTTGAAGAAAATGAAGAGAAAACAGAAGATGAGCCTTTAATTACTACTGATAAAAAATATAAAAGAACAGGCAATGAAAAGCCTATTCAAGAGATGTCAATCAATACTCAACTTTTACAAATTAGAATTAGAGATTACGTAACAAAATATCCAATTACTTTTAGAACATCAAGTAATCAAATTACTAAAAAGAGTTTAAATACAATTAGTACAGTAGTAAAGATTTTAAAGAATTATCCAAATATAAAAATAGAAGTTGCGGGACATACAGATGCTGCTGGTTCTAAAAAGTATAATCTTGGAGTTTCTGTAAGCCGTGCAGTTGCAGTTAAAAAGCAAATGATTGCTTATGGTTTTGATAAAAATAAAATAAAAGCAAGAGGATATGGTGAAAACATTCCTATTGTAGAAAATAATCCAAATGGCTACTCAAAAGTAAATAGAAGAGTAGAGTTCAACATTATAGAGGAATAA
- a CDS encoding ester cyclase yields MKTKTNKTLVKEYYEELWNKQNKEYIDILFHENIEFHGSLNIDTKGKKEFEEYMDKVLTGIPNLYHGIETMVEENNCIAVKAVYNGTHKGQLFEFEASNNRIKYNGASFFKFEDNKIISIWVLGDLTALYKQLKK; encoded by the coding sequence ATGAAAACAAAAACTAATAAAACTCTTGTAAAAGAGTATTACGAAGAACTTTGGAATAAACAAAACAAAGAGTATATTGATATTTTATTTCATGAAAATATTGAATTTCATGGGTCTTTAAATATTGATACAAAAGGTAAAAAAGAGTTTGAAGAGTATATGGATAAGGTTTTAACTGGAATTCCTAATCTCTATCATGGCATTGAAACAATGGTTGAAGAGAACAATTGTATTGCTGTAAAAGCAGTTTACAATGGGACTCATAAAGGACAACTATTTGAGTTTGAAGCAAGTAATAATAGAATCAAATACAATGGGGCTTCTTTTTTTAAATTTGAAGATAACAAGATAATTAGTATTTGGGTGTTAGGTGATTTAACTGCACTTTATAAACAGTTAAAAAAGTAG
- a CDS encoding peptidase M42: MRFRKLSIEKSTKLIEDVENYISFLDTLKQLIRVPSVIGYEHSFFLYLKRELDELGIKTEYYDGLLVAQGDEPTAGMLSAHIDRHGLVCTGPNEFQFAAFQSKNRIDLKGNSVSEQTYQAISSRFINQQVQAYEPWSGSYLGIGQITEVYMNEQIDNLMFKIKGLEHLLPGTPVAFVDKLEIDSQLISAQLDNVISAAIIIYLYQNGYQGTAFFTAQEEAGRSWRFVYDWFKKNELTTSELLVLDTSPYNTREEAEVQDVVLRNRDANARFKSPLLRLLKNFCHKNNIAFSCKDNFIQEINKSLSQENLPLLSLGSTELGRIVKESKGSIQGTTLQLPTTGYHTVEETTTVKSVKSVLYVLKNLLIKENENKN, encoded by the coding sequence ATGAGATTTCGAAAATTATCTATTGAGAAGTCAACAAAATTGATTGAAGATGTTGAGAATTATATTTCTTTTCTAGATACATTAAAACAGTTAATTAGAGTACCATCAGTAATAGGGTATGAACACTCATTTTTCTTATATTTAAAACGAGAACTAGATGAGTTAGGAATAAAAACAGAGTATTATGATGGTTTATTAGTTGCGCAAGGTGATGAACCAACAGCAGGGATGCTAAGTGCACATATAGATAGACATGGTTTAGTTTGTACAGGACCAAATGAGTTTCAATTTGCTGCTTTTCAAAGTAAAAACAGAATTGACTTAAAAGGGAACTCTGTTTCAGAACAAACATATCAAGCTATCTCATCTAGGTTTATAAATCAGCAGGTTCAAGCATATGAACCTTGGTCGGGAAGTTATCTAGGAATTGGACAGATAACAGAAGTTTATATGAATGAGCAAATTGACAACCTTATGTTTAAAATAAAAGGTTTAGAACATTTGCTTCCAGGAACACCAGTTGCTTTTGTAGATAAGTTAGAAATAGACTCACAATTAATAAGTGCGCAGTTGGACAATGTAATCTCTGCAGCAATAATAATTTATCTATATCAAAATGGTTACCAAGGTACAGCTTTCTTTACTGCACAAGAAGAGGCAGGGAGAAGTTGGAGATTTGTATATGATTGGTTTAAGAAGAATGAATTAACAACTTCTGAACTATTAGTTTTGGATACAAGTCCATATAATACAAGAGAAGAAGCAGAAGTTCAAGATGTAGTTTTAAGAAATAGAGATGCAAATGCAAGGTTTAAATCTCCATTATTAAGGCTTTTAAAGAACTTTTGTCATAAGAATAATATTGCCTTCTCTTGTAAGGATAATTTTATTCAAGAGATAAATAAGTCTTTAAGCCAAGAGAATCTTCCTTTATTATCTTTAGGAAGTACAGAGCTTGGGAGAATAGTAAAAGAGTCAAAAGGTTCAATACAGGGAACAACTCTACAGTTACCTACAACTGGTTACCATACAGTTGAGGAAACAACAACTGTAAAGTCTGTAAAAAGTGTATTGTATGTATTAAAAAATTTATTAATAAAAGAAAATGAAAACAAAAACTAA
- a CDS encoding low molecular weight protein-tyrosine-phosphatase produces MSKSIIFVCLGNICRSPLAEGAAKQYIKDKGLDIYVESAGTGSWHIGEPPCENSIKVAHQNGLDISQQRARQVKTEDFEKFDYVIGLDDSNVQNLKNLGCKNVLKLGDYGYDGKDVPDPYFFDGFEGFDKVFSMINTCTKNFIDTIKN; encoded by the coding sequence ATGAGTAAATCAATAATCTTTGTTTGTTTAGGAAATATTTGTAGGTCACCCCTTGCAGAAGGTGCAGCAAAACAATATATCAAAGACAAAGGTCTTGATATCTATGTAGAAAGTGCAGGAACAGGGAGTTGGCATATTGGTGAACCTCCTTGTGAAAACTCCATAAAAGTTGCACATCAAAATGGTCTTGATATTTCACAACAAAGAGCAAGACAAGTAAAAACAGAAGATTTTGAAAAGTTTGATTATGTAATTGGACTTGATGATTCAAATGTTCAAAACCTAAAAAACCTTGGTTGCAAAAATGTTTTAAAACTAGGTGACTATGGTTATGATGGAAAAGATGTTCCTGACCCATACTTCTTTGACGGTTTTGAAGGCTTTGACAAAGTCTTTTCAATGATAAATACTTGCACAAAGAACTTCATAGATACAATCAAAAATTAA
- a CDS encoding carbon-nitrogen hydrolase family protein: MNLVALQTKTSDDFKKNLKKLKEQIQSCEDGSFILAPEVCLTGFAYERMDEAAEFAQKAIKKLKKYSENKIIAITLIEKEDIEFYNTLYIFHNKKIVHTQSKHKLFPLGDEPDYFTKGKLENMKIVDIDGLKVATLICFEVRFPEFWLKVQGADLILNPSMWGVKRKAHFETMTKALAVANQCYVLTANGADDNMAKGSGIITPWGDEYRNDSKDKIEHEMDLSEIKKIRKYIDIGLRKK, from the coding sequence ATGAACTTAGTAGCACTGCAAACTAAAACAAGTGACGATTTTAAAAAGAATTTAAAAAAATTAAAAGAACAGATTCAATCATGTGAAGATGGTTCTTTTATTTTAGCTCCTGAAGTATGCTTAACAGGTTTTGCATATGAAAGAATGGACGAAGCAGCAGAATTTGCTCAAAAGGCTATAAAGAAGCTAAAAAAATACTCTGAGAATAAAATTATTGCAATAACACTTATTGAAAAAGAGGATATAGAGTTTTATAATACTCTGTATATTTTTCATAATAAAAAAATAGTACATACTCAATCAAAACACAAACTATTTCCTTTAGGTGATGAACCTGATTATTTCACTAAAGGGAAATTAGAAAACATGAAAATAGTTGATATAGATGGACTTAAAGTAGCCACTTTAATCTGTTTTGAGGTTAGATTTCCAGAATTTTGGTTAAAAGTTCAAGGCGCAGATTTAATTTTAAACCCATCTATGTGGGGAGTGAAAAGAAAAGCTCACTTTGAAACTATGACAAAAGCTCTTGCTGTAGCTAATCAATGTTATGTATTAACTGCAAATGGTGCAGATGATAATATGGCAAAGGGAAGTGGAATTATTACTCCATGGGGAGATGAATACAGAAATGACTCAAAAGATAAAATTGAGCATGAGATGGATTTATCAGAGATTAAAAAAATCAGAAAATACATAGATATAGGACTAAGGAAAAAATGA
- a CDS encoding phosphomannomutase/phosphoglucomutase produces MVNKSIFREYDIRGIVGSELNKESVKLIGYFFGKKVFEKFGENSYVAIGYDARTHSPELFSYLASGLNASGCKVLNMHMVATGINYFANYQTFNIENNDITPSASIMITGSHNPSEYNGFKITFDKKPFFAEDIYSLGDEIIASNIEIDDNDKAYEIDVKSLYVDYMLKEFSHLKGMKEKIIIDCGNGVADTVLTLLLDKLQLNYEGLYCEPDGTFPNHHPDPSVEKNLVDIKKRLEGDFEYGFAYDGDADRIAFLTKKHNVKGDIMALLFSKDIENPIVVGEVKCTQVMYDLINQRGEAHMYKTGHSNLKVKLKEVNAHLAAEVSGHIFFNDRYYGFDDAIYATFRTLELIKNGMDIDKEIESLPQTYSTEEIKVETTEDEKFILIDKLKTLLQNPPAGFPKIRDIIDVDGVRVIFDKGWGLVRASNTTPVLVTRFESTDKNEAKEYERQLNNLIREAKDELSSTAN; encoded by the coding sequence ATGGTAAATAAATCAATCTTTAGAGAGTATGATATTAGAGGAATAGTTGGTAGTGAATTAAACAAAGAGTCTGTAAAACTTATTGGATACTTTTTTGGTAAGAAAGTTTTCGAAAAATTTGGTGAAAACTCTTATGTTGCAATAGGTTATGATGCAAGAACTCACTCACCTGAACTTTTCTCTTATTTAGCAAGTGGATTAAATGCTTCTGGATGTAAAGTACTAAATATGCATATGGTAGCAACGGGAATAAACTACTTTGCAAACTATCAAACTTTTAATATTGAAAACAATGATATAACACCAAGTGCTTCTATTATGATAACTGGAAGTCATAATCCAAGTGAATATAATGGATTTAAAATTACTTTTGATAAAAAACCTTTCTTTGCTGAAGATATTTACTCTTTAGGTGATGAAATTATTGCTTCAAATATAGAGATTGATGACAATGATAAAGCCTATGAAATTGATGTTAAATCTTTATATGTTGATTATATGTTAAAAGAGTTTTCTCACTTAAAAGGAATGAAAGAAAAAATCATTATTGACTGCGGTAATGGCGTAGCTGACACCGTTTTGACACTTCTTTTAGATAAACTACAATTGAATTATGAAGGTTTATATTGCGAACCAGATGGAACATTCCCAAATCATCACCCAGACCCAAGTGTTGAAAAGAACCTAGTAGATATTAAAAAGAGACTAGAAGGTGATTTTGAATATGGGTTTGCCTACGATGGAGATGCAGATAGAATTGCATTTTTAACGAAAAAGCATAATGTAAAAGGTGACATTATGGCTTTATTATTCTCAAAAGATATTGAGAATCCTATTGTTGTAGGTGAAGTAAAATGTACTCAAGTAATGTATGACCTTATAAATCAAAGAGGTGAAGCTCATATGTATAAAACTGGGCATTCAAACTTAAAGGTAAAACTAAAAGAGGTAAATGCTCATTTAGCAGCTGAGGTTTCTGGACATATCTTCTTTAATGATAGATATTATGGTTTTGATGATGCAATTTATGCAACATTTAGAACTTTAGAGCTTATCAAAAATGGAATGGATATTGATAAAGAAATAGAGAGCTTACCACAAACATACTCTACTGAAGAGATTAAAGTTGAAACAACAGAGGATGAGAAGTTTATCCTAATAGATAAATTAAAAACTCTATTACAAAATCCACCTGCAGGTTTCCCAAAAATCAGAGATATCATTGATGTAGATGGTGTTAGAGTGATTTTTGATAAGGGTTGGGGATTAGTAAGAGCATCAAATACTACTCCTGTACTTGTAACAAGATTTGAATCAACTGATAAAAATGAAGCAAAAGAGTATGAAAGACAATTAAATAACTTAATAAGAGAAGCGAAAGATGAACTTAGTAGCACTGCAAACTAA
- a CDS encoding response regulator transcription factor, with protein sequence MQKELTKNIKILYVEDDEIARENGVEYLENYFDEVYEASDALSALKIYDKHKPHIVITDIQMPKLNGLEFVKRIRQKDKETQVIILSAFSTKEYLFEAIELQLVKYLTKPICEHELDKALEICVDTLRNSNSNIIKLDENTTFDTFNQVLLMNKEIVKIRKKEQDLLYLLCKNLNRFVTYEEIENYVWQDSVMSKDALKTVIKNLKNKIPKDLIINLSGTGYKIEPR encoded by the coding sequence ATGCAAAAAGAACTGACAAAAAACATAAAAATATTATATGTTGAAGATGATGAGATTGCTAGAGAAAACGGTGTTGAGTACCTAGAAAACTACTTTGATGAAGTTTATGAAGCAAGTGATGCTTTAAGTGCTTTAAAGATATATGACAAACATAAACCACATATTGTTATTACTGATATTCAAATGCCAAAATTAAATGGTTTGGAGTTTGTAAAAAGAATAAGACAAAAGGATAAAGAGACACAGGTTATTATTCTTTCTGCTTTTTCAACAAAAGAGTATCTTTTTGAAGCTATTGAACTACAACTTGTAAAATACCTTACAAAACCTATTTGTGAACATGAACTTGATAAAGCCCTTGAAATATGTGTTGATACATTAAGAAATTCTAATTCAAATATTATAAAACTGGATGAAAACACTACTTTTGATACCTTTAATCAAGTATTACTTATGAACAAAGAGATAGTTAAAATTAGGAAAAAAGAGCAAGACCTTTTATATCTACTTTGTAAAAACCTAAATAGATTTGTAACCTATGAAGAGATAGAAAACTATGTTTGGCAAGATAGTGTTATGAGTAAAGATGCTTTAAAAACTGTTATTAAAAACCTTAAAAATAAAATACCTAAAGATTTAATCATAAATCTTTCTGGAACAGGTTATAAAATTGAGCCTAGATAG
- a CDS encoding sensor histidine kinase, with protein sequence MSLDSLTVILLYGITFGIVIMTIAYTFIRYIYSKEIFYISYCLMQVFSLIYIVSYSSLFDIPHFMEQISLLFATLLALVFAINFYEGKFIPNSKSHKDLIINTLLLNIVILTAFYHYILFEYLPFTIIYAILFISVIFNIKNVGPTLIYTAGWSIFCFTLFVFDFKDYYEQNHLLDIVLIAFAIEAILFTFSVSHRYNRLEQKNENFENMLLQQSKMAKSGEMLANIAHQFRQPLNNLSYILMNIKKRYENEKLDEKYFHKKYSQAKEQLEFLSHTVEEFKEFYTPSKQKEKFLVKDAISNTMSILNEDLKKRNIKYTLNFLKDENVQIFGSKNELSQVILSLVTNASDALKDIEKPLIEINVDSTSADVIINIKDNGKGINKRSQEKLFEPYFTTKEEGTGLGLYLSKLIMEKSFNGKIELKPSKEGSCFSLLIEKAI encoded by the coding sequence TTGAGCCTAGATAGTTTAACGGTAATCCTTCTTTATGGAATAACTTTTGGTATTGTTATTATGACAATTGCCTATACTTTTATTAGATATATCTACTCAAAAGAGATATTTTATATCTCATATTGTTTGATGCAGGTCTTTTCTCTTATTTATATAGTTTCTTATAGTTCTTTATTTGATATTCCTCATTTTATGGAACAGATTTCTTTACTATTTGCAACTTTACTAGCCCTTGTTTTTGCCATAAACTTTTATGAGGGGAAATTTATTCCAAACTCAAAAAGCCATAAAGACTTGATAATAAATACTTTGCTTTTAAATATAGTTATTCTAACAGCCTTTTACCACTATATTCTTTTTGAGTATTTACCTTTTACAATCATTTATGCCATACTTTTTATCTCTGTGATTTTCAATATTAAAAATGTTGGACCAACACTTATTTATACTGCTGGTTGGTCAATATTTTGTTTTACTCTTTTTGTTTTTGACTTTAAAGACTATTATGAACAAAATCACCTTTTAGATATCGTTCTTATTGCTTTTGCTATAGAAGCTATTTTATTTACCTTCTCTGTTTCTCATAGATATAATCGTCTTGAACAAAAAAATGAAAACTTTGAAAATATGCTTTTACAGCAATCAAAAATGGCAAAAAGTGGAGAAATGCTAGCAAATATTGCCCATCAATTTAGACAACCACTTAATAATCTTTCGTATATTTTGATGAATATAAAAAAACGATATGAAAATGAAAAACTAGATGAAAAGTATTTCCATAAAAAATACTCTCAAGCAAAAGAGCAATTGGAGTTTCTTTCACATACAGTTGAAGAGTTTAAAGAGTTTTATACTCCTTCAAAACAGAAAGAAAAGTTCTTAGTTAAAGATGCTATTTCAAATACTATGTCTATTTTGAATGAAGATTTGAAAAAAAGAAATATCAAATATACACTTAACTTTTTAAAAGATGAAAATGTACAAATTTTTGGAAGTAAAAATGAACTTTCACAAGTTATTCTTTCACTTGTTACAAATGCAAGTGATGCTTTAAAAGATATTGAAAAACCTCTTATTGAGATTAATGTTGACTCAACTTCAGCAGATGTAATAATCAATATAAAAGATAATGGAAAAGGGATTAATAAACGAAGTCAAGAAAAACTATTTGAGCCATACTTTACAACAAAAGAAGAAGGCACAGGATTAGGACTTTATTTATCTAAACTTATTATGGAAAAGAGTTTTAATGGAAAGATTGAATTAAAACCTTCAAAAGAAGGAAGTTGTTTCTCCCTTCTTATTGAAAAGGCTATTTAA
- the ccoG gene encoding cytochrome c oxidase accessory protein CcoG: MNYSKRRYLTYLIITILVFVIPFIKINGNHLLLLSFDKMQFHFLGLVFNMNELYVMPFLLMLLFIGIFAMTAMFGRVWCGWACPQTIFRVIYRDLIESKILGLRRIKNKQKDIDYSKTSTKIKKYISLTIWGILSLVASMNFMWYFVPPEDFFRYVMDPHEHFFMIMFVVSTALFLIYDIVFMKEHFCTYVCPYSRIQSALYDDDTKQVVYNTNRGGDIYENGAKSIFDVKQWAGNQECTTCEACVKICPTHIDIRKGLQVECINCLECSDACSTVMGKLGKKSLIDWGSTNTVINKKRSPLFAMKNIVYMVSLLACLLLAVFFAGEKEDFLVNVNKTTKLYGIKEGTVTNNYLLTIHNTNKKEYTFGVEVLDPRFEVKRYRALKLEPKQRLKTVLILNTTRKLASTNRKDTPYKAKIRIFAKENKEVSVIREVSFMYPRRDLLK, encoded by the coding sequence TTGAACTATTCAAAAAGAAGATATTTAACATATCTAATAATTACTATACTGGTATTTGTAATACCTTTTATTAAAATAAATGGTAACCATTTATTACTTTTATCTTTTGATAAAATGCAATTTCACTTTTTAGGTTTAGTGTTTAATATGAATGAGCTTTATGTTATGCCATTTTTATTAATGCTTCTATTTATTGGAATTTTTGCTATGACAGCTATGTTTGGTAGGGTTTGGTGTGGATGGGCCTGTCCTCAAACTATCTTTAGAGTTATTTATAGAGATTTAATTGAGTCAAAAATTTTAGGTCTAAGAAGAATTAAAAACAAACAAAAAGATATTGACTATTCTAAAACATCAACAAAGATAAAAAAATATATCTCTTTAACTATTTGGGGTATTTTATCATTAGTTGCATCTATGAACTTCATGTGGTATTTTGTTCCACCAGAAGACTTCTTTAGATACGTAATGGATCCACATGAACACTTCTTTATGATAATGTTTGTAGTAAGTACAGCTCTATTTTTAATATATGATATTGTTTTTATGAAAGAGCATTTCTGTACTTATGTATGCCCCTATTCAAGAATTCAATCAGCACTTTATGATGATGATACAAAACAAGTTGTTTATAATACAAATAGAGGTGGAGACATTTATGAAAATGGTGCTAAATCTATATTTGATGTTAAACAATGGGCTGGAAATCAAGAGTGTACTACTTGTGAAGCTTGTGTAAAAATTTGTCCTACTCATATTGATATTAGAAAAGGTTTACAAGTTGAGTGTATCAACTGTTTAGAGTGTTCTGATGCTTGTTCAACAGTTATGGGAAAACTTGGTAAAAAATCACTGATTGACTGGGGAAGTACAAACACAGTAATCAATAAGAAAAGGTCACCACTTTTTGCAATGAAAAATATTGTTTATATGGTATCCCTTTTAGCTTGTTTACTGTTAGCTGTATTCTTTGCTGGTGAAAAAGAAGATTTCTTAGTAAATGTAAATAAAACAACAAAACTATATGGTATTAAAGAAGGGACAGTTACAAATAACTATCTTTTAACAATTCATAATACAAATAAAAAAGAGTATACATTTGGTGTAGAAGTTCTTGACCCAAGATTTGAAGTGAAAAGATATAGAGCACTTAAATTAGAGCCAAAACAAAGACTTAAAACAGTATTGATTTTAAATACTACTAGAAAGTTAGCTTCAACAAATAGAAAAGACACTCCTTATAAAGCAAAGATTAGAATCTTCGCTAAAGAGAATAAAGAAGTAAGTGTTATAAGAGAAGTATCTTTTATGTACCCAAGAAGGGACTTACTTAAATAG
- a CDS encoding LysE family translocator, with the protein MIDFTSLYMFIAASFLLCLAPGPDNIYVLTQGMTKSKKAAIVTTLGLCSGIIIHTSAAAFGISVIFQTSELAFNLVKYIGAAYLLYIAYQAFRHRNDKLDLSVQDSNNELKKLYVKGFFMNVLNPKVSIFFLAFLPQFVNPELGNVPMQMIILGLVFMALTVVVFSSIGIAGNMLSSKLMENPSISKILNILTSFVLGALAVKLALSSR; encoded by the coding sequence ATGATAGATTTTACATCTTTATATATGTTTATAGCTGCTTCATTTCTTTTATGTTTAGCACCAGGGCCTGATAATATTTATGTTTTAACACAAGGTATGACAAAAAGTAAAAAAGCTGCAATAGTTACAACTCTTGGACTTTGTTCTGGGATTATTATTCACACCTCAGCTGCTGCTTTTGGTATATCAGTTATTTTCCAAACATCAGAATTGGCTTTTAATCTTGTAAAATACATTGGTGCAGCATATTTACTTTATATAGCTTATCAAGCATTTAGACATAGAAATGACAAATTAGATTTAAGTGTACAAGATTCAAATAATGAACTAAAAAAACTTTATGTAAAAGGTTTTTTTATGAATGTTCTAAACCCTAAAGTATCTATCTTTTTCTTAGCTTTTCTTCCTCAGTTTGTAAATCCTGAATTAGGAAATGTACCAATGCAAATGATTATTTTAGGTTTAGTATTTATGGCTTTAACCGTAGTTGTTTTTTCTTCAATAGGAATAGCAGGAAATATGTTAAGCAGTAAACTAATGGAAAACCCTAGTATCTCTAAGATTTTAAATATTCTTACTTCTTTTGTGCTAGGTGCTTTAGCAGTTAAATTAGCTCTATCTTCAAGATAG
- a CDS encoding putative quinol monooxygenase — protein sequence MSKKIYCIASFKAKEGKEQELLEVLQGLEPQTIREDGCIQYIVTKHIEHPNAMGKSFPIVFNEIWESKEAFELHCNKPYIANFFQTHCVDEDGFVEDFNVCVYSDEVN from the coding sequence ATGTCAAAAAAGATTTATTGTATTGCTTCATTTAAAGCAAAAGAGGGTAAAGAACAAGAGTTATTAGAGGTTTTACAAGGACTTGAACCACAAACAATAAGAGAAGATGGATGTATTCAATATATTGTTACAAAACATATAGAACATCCAAATGCAATGGGAAAATCATTTCCTATAGTATTTAATGAAATTTGGGAGTCAAAAGAGGCTTTTGAATTACACTGCAATAAACCATACATTGCAAACTTTTTTCAAACACATTGTGTAGATGAAGATGGTTTTGTAGAAGACTTTAATGTATGTGTTTATTCTGATGAAGTAAATTAG